Within the Rubrobacter naiadicus genome, the region CCGGTGCGCAGTCCCGTTCCGGAGAACTCCTCCAGCATCTCGTCCAGGATGACCATGAGGTAGGTCCGCAGGAGGAGGGGCCCGCCGGATTCCCGCACCCGCTGGTAGGCTTCCATCTCCTCCGGGCGGCGTACCCCGGCCTCGGCGACGCTCGTCACCCCGTGGGAGTGGTAGATCTCAGCGGCCCGCCGCAGGGCGTCTTCGAGCTCGTCGACCGTGGGCTTTGGGACCGCGCGCCGCGCCATCTCCAGCGCCGCCTCGCGCACCACACCGGTGGGCTCGCCGCGGGAGTCGCGGTCTATCGTGCCGCCGGGAGGATCGGGGGTGTCGCGGGTTATCCCGGCCTCCCGCAGCGCCTGCGTGTTCGCCGCGCCGACGTGCAGGCAGGCGCGGGTGATGAGGACCGGGTTGTGCGGCGCCGCCCGGTCGAGCTCCTCCCGCGACGGATGGCGGCGTTCGGCGAGTCGGGTGTCGTCGTAACCGCGGGCGAGGATCCACCTGCCGGGCGGGGTCGAGGCGGCTCGATCCCGGATGCGCCCCAACAGGGTTCCGATATCGGGGGCCTCGTCCGGGGACACGTCCACCTGACCGGCGGCGAGCCCGATGGCCATCGGGTGGCAGTGGGCGTCGTTGAAGGCCGGGAGTACGGTGCGGCCCTTGAGGTCTATCACCTCTACGCCCGGGGCCCGGAAGGCCAGGGCGTCCGCGTTCGAGCCGACCGCGACGATGATGCCTCCCCTGATCGCGATCGCCTCGGCCTCCGGGAGTTCGGGGTCGGCGGTGATCAGGCGTCCCCCGGTGAGGATCAGGCCGCCCGGCACGGTGTCTGCCCCTAGAGGCTCTGCAGGATCTCGTCGGCGTGCGTCTCGGGCGAGACCTCCGGGTAGACCTTCGACACCCGGCCCTCGGGGTCGAGCACGAAGGTGACCCGCTTCGCCGTGCCTCTCTCGGAGAGGATGCCGAGGGAGCGGGCGGCCTTGCCGTCCTCGTCGGTGAGGAGGGGGAAGTTCAGGCCGTTCTTCTCGCGGAAGCGGCGGTGGGACTCGGGCGGGTCGAGCGAGACACCGTAGACCCGGACTCCGGCGCGCTCGTAGTCCTGCATGCGGTCCCTGAAGGCGCAGGCCTCCTTCGTGCATCCGGGGGTCGCGTCCTTCGGGTAGAAGTAGAGGACCGTGGTCTTGCCCTTGAGGTCTTCGGTCGAGATCCTCTTCTCGTCCTCGGTGAGGAAGCTCAGCTTGGGGAACTGCTCGCCTTCCTGCAGCATCGTCCCTCCTTATTTGGTTTGGTCTCCGCGTAAATACTTCCCGCTAGGAGGGAAGTCTACGCCGGTCGAGCGGTACGATCAGGGCGGCGCAGACCAGCGAGAGGGCGCAGAGGTAGAACGCCGGGGGGAATCCCCAGCCGGAGATCACGAGCCCGAAGAGAAAGGCGCCTATCCCGGTCCCACCGTCGAAGGCGGCGTTCCACAGGGCGCTCGCGAGGCCGTACTCCTGGCGGGAGACGCGCGAGAGCACGACGAGCAGGGTAGAGTTCTGCACCGCGCCGAGCCCGGAGCCGAAGAGAAGCGCACCCAACAGCAGAAGCGGGCCCCCGGAGGTCAGCAGAGCTATTCCGATGGCACCCGTGAGCATTCCGGGGGCGAGCAGGGCGCGGGGATCGTGGCGGTCACCGAAGCGACCGGCCCACCAGCGGGTGAGGGTGGAGGAGGCTCCGGCGACGAGCAGCGCGG harbors:
- a CDS encoding peroxiredoxin, translating into MLQEGEQFPKLSFLTEDEKRISTEDLKGKTTVLYFYPKDATPGCTKEACAFRDRMQDYERAGVRVYGVSLDPPESHRRFREKNGLNFPLLTDEDGKAARSLGILSERGTAKRVTFVLDPEGRVSKVYPEVSPETHADEILQSL
- a CDS encoding amidohydrolase, translated to MPGGLILTGGRLITADPELPEAEAIAIRGGIIVAVGSNADALAFRAPGVEVIDLKGRTVLPAFNDAHCHPMAIGLAAGQVDVSPDEAPDIGTLLGRIRDRAASTPPGRWILARGYDDTRLAERRHPSREELDRAAPHNPVLITRACLHVGAANTQALREAGITRDTPDPPGGTIDRDSRGEPTGVVREAALEMARRAVPKPTVDELEDALRRAAEIYHSHGVTSVAEAGVRRPEEMEAYQRVRESGGPLLLRTYLMVILDEMLEEFSGTGLRTGFGDDLLRLGPAKIFLDGSIGGHTARMREPYAGEPGNRGLWMQDPEEMKRKIRRAHALGWQCTAHAIGDASIDLLLDAYEEALAENPRRNTRHRIEHCEFVTDPQVFDRIARLGCVPVPGTTFLHDFRPLYDASLGRDRLRYANAMRSFIEHGIVAAASSDAPVCSVDPLLGIRTMMTRRDFAGEEAFPEESISFEEAVYAYTAAGAYASFEEHIKGSLSPGKVGDVTVLGADVRQVKPEEIPEVGVDLTVMAGEVVHPA